GGTTCAGACAAGGAAACGACAACAACTTATGCAGAAGCAAAGGCAATGCTTAAAGCTACATCTTGGTTGAAAAATAACATTTTATCCAGCGTTTCTTTCGTCACGGATTGGAAAAGTATTGCTGAATATTTAAATTGTAATGAAATTTCCTAGGAAGCTGAAACACAATGAAAAAGGTTGACGCGATTTTGGATACTCTTCCACAAGCCAAGGTGAGATATGTTAACAGAAAATACAACTCAGCGGCAGACATTTTAGCTAAGGAATCTAGGATCAAGAGTCGAACAAATTAGTAAATCAAGTACATTATCTAGTTCTTTGAAAAAATGATGCTATAAACCTTTTGTACTATATTACTTGATTTATAAAAGTTCATCTGTCGATAAAANNNNNNNNNNNNNNNNNNNNNNaaaaaaaaaaaaaacaaaaaacaaaaaaaaagacttcGAAATGAGTCCGAATCTTAGTTAAATCGAGAATCATAAAAATACACGTAAAAAATGTATGTGCATCAGCGGTGGTGTGTGCCCCCTTGGGTACTGTTCAATACCACCATTGATGTTCAAAAACCCCCAGAAATGGGCCATAAGATTCTTCAGTATCCCATACAAATGTGCAGAACCGACATTATtaaaaaatatagaattaaaACTGTCACTTGACCAAAAATACATTGAGCAGTACTTAACCCCGAAAATATGAAAAAAGTTTGTTACCTGAACATACCAAGAGAAAGGAAAGAACAAGGAAAGAACAAGGAAGAAAAGTACAAAAAAATTTCATCAGAGAAGATAAGCAACATTGGATGGCGGCTGCAGAATAGCCACAAATTGAAAAACCTCTGGATATCGAACAACAACCTCTCATTGTCTTTAATTCATGAATATACTGAAGTTTACATGACATCGGACCTACCTAGCAAATGCATATGTTGCCTCTGTGTGGTTCTCTGCAAGACCCCATAGCATCAAAAGTGACATGAACCTCATCTTATCAGGTGAAGAAATCATGTACATCTACTTTACGCCTGGTAACAGcatcaaaaaaattattatgtTCTAGAAACCTATTTTGAGCATATAACGTATATGACGAAAGTTAACAACCAAAACACTTGGATAGAACATCCATAAAGGAAAAGAATTTTATCCCATAACTAATAATAGTTGTTTATCTTCTCATAGCTTTtgaattcatcatcatcaatagTAACAATGAataagatgaaaaaaatgaaagcaaaccccaGTCGCCGCTATCTccaaaagctccaagtagaaaatacgtgtttgtgaatgatactatcgcgtgaccaacatcttcttcttattgattactttcatattttattactttcattatttttattgattTGCTAAAAGAACCTCCTAGTtattaagaaactgaaattttataacaacaaaaatcTCTCGGTGGAAACAAATTGTTTTTACCACATATTTCATTTAAATTTAGTAGAGTAAGAATAtgaaattatttttgatgcaTACCACAAAATTAAGAATTTCTATATATAGCCTTACAATTTTTTCTTTGTGGTATACTCATGTTTTGTGCTAAGTTGAGCATTCGCCAGGTGAAATTATACAAATGAATCTTCATTTTGTTGTgctcaccgaagtgactgcctagaTTTCATTAGTACACGGATGCTTCTTGCGTAGTGGAATGCAAGTCTCTCAAAAAATCTGATTTCATTAGTACACGGCTGCCGCCTTAGTTTTGAGTAGGTAACAATGAATGATtctttagggaccatgatttttttgagggaTCATAATTTTATTAGGTCACTTTTTCTATAGTTATATGGGGTGTACTAaagtgttgaaatgactaacctatccttaacctaatttaatttaaaaccaacctaataaccatctatatatatatataaccatcatttcctcccaccaccaccgcccgccaccgccgattaccaccaccaccacctctgattatcaccaccaccaaccaccgattaccaccacctgctcccaccaccaccgcccaccaccgccgattaccaccaccaccacctccgattataaccaccaccaaccaccgattaccaccaccacctccgattaccaacaccaccaaccaccaccacctctatatatataacttaatttaaaacattaacaaatatattctcacaaacccattacttgtcattcgtttttggttgaataaatgagaagtaatcatcaaaatgagttggaaatggaagttgcagagaggtttaatggagggtttttttcagaaaaaagttcgGCTACCTCGCAAAAAAACAAGTCTCAAccaaacttttagttcggttacgtcgcaaaacgttcggtttcgtcCCAAAAAGTGCGGTTATcacaaattaattttttcttaaccgaactcagagttcggttgattcgcaaaaaatactttaaaCCCAattccttgtattagaacaacagaagtccataagttcggtttcttcgcaaaataaggatatcaccgaacttttagttcggttggtagagcaatttgatatgtaaccgaacacacaagatgtacccaaataaatttttaagttcaaagttcggttacctaccattttatactaggtaacctaatatagcactgtaactttggtttgttttttttttatcggtgagttcggttagatacgcttttggataaaagtttgcgaaccaaccgaacttatagaccttaaagttcggttacattgcgggcaaaccgaagattacactgtacgaccaaaacctccattaacgagcgagttcggtaacccgcGTGTTTGAAAAAcctaaccgaactacacttttagGTGTGTtaggttacatgttcttgacatatggtaaccaaactggcccaaatctacataaaaaatttcatttttttgaaagtttggagcaattaaaccaacattatctaagtttgaagcatacctgataacccaaatgctcttcctccggtggtggttggtaaaatccatcgtttttcatcttgagattgagtttggggaagaatacaatcaccatctaagaaataactcatatccggatcattgtgaagattaacaaatactctcgGAGAGGAAAGCGATGAAGATTCAGATGTGCTATCGTCAATTGAATCATAACTTGAATTCTCAAAATTagtgaactcaaaaaaaaaatttattttccatgtttttcttcttcatttcactaatgatttcaATAGTCATCATCTAAAATTGATCAGTAGGGTAGCTTAATCTAGATAAggagtgacctagatttacttctaaatgtcttactaaaaatagaaccatggccCCTAAAAAAATCATTCGTAACAATTCTACTTTGGTTCTTCTCCACAGGCGGATGGGCTGATTCTGAACTTGGCCCAGAATTTTGAGTATTGAGCAGAAGAGAGATCTCCCAACTTCTGCACAACTGCACTGACTTGCCTCATTGTTTTGAAAACAGATTACATCACCAGGGGAAACTTTGAAATGATTAATACTTCTGACTGCATTATTAACACATACTCTTCCATGAATGATCAGCTGCCTTGCTCGAGGAATAATTCGACAAAAATGGGTACGGACCAGAAGAATGTCTAGTCTGGTTTTTAGATCAAGTAAAAACCGGACTAATTCAAATGTTGTTCGTTCTCTTCTATGGATTCCTTCATGGTAAAAACGGGACAACTTTCTGCGAGTGGCTAATTGAATGTGACTGTTCAGATTTGCTACAAGATTAATTTCGACGCCGGGATCTCTTCTTGCTCCTAAATTTTCTGAGAATGCGACGTTGTATGATAGACAGTTCTTTGTGCCAAACATTTCTGCAAGTACACGGCAGCTCCAAAATTGGGTAGACAAGGCTTGCCTCATTTCCACCATGACTGTAAAAAACAAACTCCCATAAGTACAACAGTAGAAGAAAAATCCTGTCACATGTTCTATGTGGCCACAGATGGCCCGAACCTCTATTTTTAAGATTCTCAAGAGATTTATTACATACGGTTTATTTTGTTTGGGAAAAAAATTGAAGCCAACAACACAATataattgttgagaatggttAAGTTTTACAATCTTTTTCGAAATCGCTTAACTACCACCCAAAAATCAATCAAGAAAAAATTCACCCATTGATCTTCTAAATGAGAGTTAATGAAGTACAATAAGTTGCAACTCATATAAGAAATAGATAATAATTTAAAGGTAAGCATACAAACTAAATCAAGAACGTTTAAACAAAAACCTTTTTGTCGCATACTTACACAATTATGAAGCTTCATAATGAAATAATGAAAATACTATGAAATTATCCTTTATAAAACAAACCACTCAGGATTGTTAAAATATGATAAATTAAAGCTGATttaaaaatcttggtctttgttAACGTCTTAAAGAGATTTTATACCAGTTTCTTCCAACATCTGAGTTTCAAATCCTTTTGGTTTCCATTCTTGTTGGAGCTTATATCATCTTATATGTAGGAAAAACATCTTGAGTTCCTTAAGCGTATTCATAAATTTTGGTATTCATGAAATAAAACTGACATTGTTGAACATTTAATTGATGACTTTCCTCAACAGATTTTCATATATTTTAATGTAAGGTTTATGTGATTGAGTCCATTTTTTTGTGCGAGATCCTCTTTATGTTTATGAGGGACGCAGCGAGCCACCAGAAATCCACTAGCCACCTTGTAACTCACAAATGTCGAAGGGTCATTTTAATCGGAAAAAGACTATATACTTAAATATAGTTCAGAACGGTAAAATTTAACGAGCCTTATATTCCACCAAAGAATCAAACAAATTAAGTACTTTAAGAAATTTAGTGATCAGTAATGGGTATCCAATAGAGGTGTTCACTAGATATTGGAAGATTTTGGGGAGGATTTTATGAAGGTAGTGAAGCATTTCGAGTTAACTGGGTCATTGGATTGGAGAATAAACAACACCTTTGTTCTCAAAGTTTACATATTATTAGGGCAATTTTAACTTGTTTTGAGTTAGTGTCGGGACTACGTATAAATCTGACGAAAAGTACAACAATTAGTATTGGAGATACTACACATGATGAGTTTGTGGAAGATGTTCTCGGTTGTACACTCGAAGATTTTCCTTTCAAGTATTTGGGGATGCCAGCACGGGCTCAATATAGGTGCAAGAAGATTTGGGACGTGGTAGTAGAGAGTGTGGAGAAAAGATTAGAAGGATGGGAAAGAAGGTATCTCTCTTATGGTGGTATATTGGTACTTATTAAGAATGTTTTATGTGCACTTGCAGTCTACTTGATGTATGCCTTCACAATTCCTCCTCCCGTAGCAAAGAAGATTGAAAGAGAAATGAGAACATTGTTTTGGGGAACAAAAGATGGTAGAAATAGAACTGCACTGGTGGCATGGCATAAAGTATGTCATAGTAAACAAGAGGGAGGGTTGAGGATAAAAGTTATAtcagtgatgaatgatgcattACTGTGCAAGTGGCTATGGAAATT
Above is a genomic segment from Papaver somniferum cultivar HN1 chromosome 10, ASM357369v1, whole genome shotgun sequence containing:
- the LOC113316789 gene encoding uncharacterized protein LOC113316789 — encoded protein: MARNGVISKPNWTSLNTDWIIFIDAPFNKEELSMSFAFILYSVDQEEFMHIGDGSDKETTTTYAEAKAMLKATSWLKNNILSSVSFVTDWKSIAEYLNLSGLRINLTKSTTISIGDTTHDEFVEDVLGCTLEDFPFKYLGMPARAQYRCKKIWDVVVESVEKRLEGWERRYLSYGGILVLIKNVLCALAVYLMYAFTIPPPVAKKIEREMRTLFWGTKDGRNRTALVAWHKVCHSKQEGGLRIKVISVMNDALLCKWLWKFSNEPEALWRRFVEDKYGCDNNGWDAKQTKRPYGMGLWRGFETEWINSDWE